In the Chaetodon trifascialis isolate fChaTrf1 chromosome 12, fChaTrf1.hap1, whole genome shotgun sequence genome, TGACCTTCATGCAACTCTGCTTGAAGAGAGCTGCACCCCTCTCTGGCATGTGCTAAATAAATCATTCACTGAATGCCTTGCAATGTTCCTTCTGAGCCAATCAGACAGTACTTTCTTTGTCTCTTAAATGTTATTGCTACTGTGGTAtcagtgcatttattttctgtgatttataTTTAGTACTGTAGTTTTATATGGAACcccaaaactgacaaaatgaagcaaaggGCTTTCTGAGTGatcatatttttttatttgaagagTTATTTTTTGAGTAGAGTTAAAAAGGAATATGGAGTAACATAACACTGAAATGTGCTATGCTTGaaataatcattaaaaaatacaagCATTTCAAAAGTATGGAACcccaaaactgacaaaatgtgGTAAAAGGTTGTCAGATGAGGCAAAAATAGAACTGGATGCATCAATAAATTATATTGTTGTTCAAATAACAAAGACTTTTAGAGTCTTAGTGGaagtgcagctctgtgaggctgcacttccACTAAGTAATGCAGTGCTTTGGATTAAATATGAACAGATTTtattatgttagcatgctaacatttggtaaGTAGCCTTAAACATGAGCTACAGCCTAAGATAATGGAcatgtcattagtttttcaAGTATTTGGTTATGAAAAAGGTACTATATCATCAGTGATTAATTCTGAGGGAAACACAATTGTCTGTACTgtatttcatggaaatccatccgATAGTTGTGAAAGTATTTAACAGTATATTTGTATAAAATGTTGTGCCAACCTGTCCAGGAgatattgaaatatttcacaggaTATGTGACATCTCTGACCTGCTGATGGCCCGAAAGGAAAAGTCAGGTATTTACCACTATTAGTCATCCTTTAGGCATCATGGATATCAGTACTAAATTTGATGACAGTCAATAGAATAGCTGGTTAGAATTCAGTACGAAATTCTATACTTATACATAGTTACTAATACTTAATGTGTAACTATTCATGCAACATCCAATTAGTTGGAAAAACATTTAACCTTATAAGATTTTAAAACTATGATCAATTTACAAAATATGCCCCATTATAAATTAAATTTCTCAGTTGTGAAATATGACAGTTTATGACAGTGAAACTGAGCTAAACTCAACCAGCCAATGCATCATGCATCTTCATAATGAttacttttacttctgatacTTAAGCACATTTTGTTGCTAATACTTGTACTGAAGACTTTGAAAACAGGACTTGAAATTGGGTATTTCGTAGTGCAATATTgctatttttacttaagtaaatgatctgactacttttccaccactgtttaAGATGGAAAGCTCTCACAAATTAGCACTAATCTGATGGATACTCCGCCCTGTGCAAAGTAACCTGCACTTGCGTTTCCCCTATAACTGCATTAATGCTGCAGACATTGACTTCAGATCacttgttgctgttattttacATCACTGCTGTAAGACACAACGTACACTTTGAATTTGACAGTACTGTAATTCAAACTTGTTTTAATGTCACATATCTTTCCTCATCTCTTACACACTTGGCTAACTCCTCCACCAAACACCACCCAACTCATACCCTCCCTCTTTCCCAAGAGGAAACTAATGATATTGTCCTTGTGGAAAAGTACTGGCATCAAGGCCATGCTTTGTTCATTGTCTATTTTGGACAgcgaaaacacaaacaattgcCTGATACAAATACTGCAAATTGCTTCACAGTGCTGGAATAATATTATTAGATGCGATTAATAGGGCATTATAGTCTGTCAATAGCTATGTGTAACatgcataaaaacatgcagtcattgtgtatgaatgcatttttaaaaaattgcaTAAGTAATGTTCATAGATAGAGAGGTTACATATCTTCTAATATATTAACACGGGATAAGATGCCATTTGTTTGACTTAAGGCATACTGATCAGGATTTGTCCCAGTGATACAGCCTTCTGCCTCTGTTATGTCTTTCTCCTCATACTGTTTGGGATCTTTAGGGTGGTGATCTTTTGGCAGGGGATCTAAAACAAAgaattgttttatttgtgccCAGAACTGATCTCTCAAGATGGCACTCCCTGACATACTGCCTACTTCTTACAACAACTTCATTAAATGGTTCAGAATAGGCCATAGATGAATAGTTAAGATATGGTTTAGGGCGGTGGTTGCAGGTTAAAGTCTGGCAAAAATAGGTGGAACTTATGACCTCAtgtgacttcagctcagcacaTGAATAATGTTATCTTTTACAGAGGTGTCATGAGGTTTACCTGAACCTGTAAACATACCAATACCAGGCAACTTATGAGAAATAGCAGTGAGGCAAGAAGCTAAGTAAACTAACACCTTAAAATTCAGAGTAAACAGATAACTACTACCTATAATATCATTTAGCTTACAGTACACAGTGAATCTGGTAAACGTAGCAAGTTAGCCATGGCTGTCTGAGTCTATACCACCAGTACTTAAACTTTGCAGTGACAAAGCAGTGACGCTAGCAGCTGCATAAAGTAGGCTAACACAGTCAAAATTAAAAACTTGGTCAACTATTAACTTTAATTTTTCATACATAATTAACAGCATACAGTGTTTCACTTAGTAGCTATGGTTGTCAGAGCCTGTATGACCAATAGAAATAGCAGTGATGCCAGCAGCTACAAAAAGTTGCCTAACAAAAATGTACAGTTAGCTTTTAGCTACAACATGCTGTtacataatataatataatataatataatataatataatataatataatataatataatataatataatataatataatataactAACATTAATTTACTTAGTGTCTCTGGTTACCTGAGCTATTAGCTTTTAGCCCACATGTCACTGATAGACCTTTTCAtggaatttatttttaaatctcACGGGATAAAAGCACAGGTATATTGTTTTAGTCTGCACATGTTTGAAATATAAAGTAATATTGATCTTCACACTTAGGCTTCTTGCTTTCTTGCAAAACTTAAGTGAGAAGATAAGTATGATGCACTCATCTAGTTGGAGGGAAAACCAAAGGATGATTTTCTGctatttccattttcaaatgCTGATTGGTACATAGGTATGGCAGTATCTCCCTTTGCCCACTTCAttccagtgaaaacacacacacacggactaGTTTCACTAGTTTCACTTAGACTACTTGGTTTCTTGCAAAAATTTAAGTCAAACTAGTATTTTAACTTCGCACTACCTGCACTGTGAAAAAGAGGTCCATCACTGTTCTGCACGTTGTTTTTGTTCCACTGTTACTGAATATTTACTGtgattctattttttttttttttttactgttttaggtctgctgtttgttcttttaTGTGAAACTGCTGTCTTGGCCAGGACTTCCTTGTAAAAGAGACTTAGTTATGCATGTTTTGGTATTTGTGGCATTTCTTGATTTGAACAGTGGTTTCTCAATGCTTACAGGTCACAGTAGTAATGCATTATTCtgtgctccagcagctgcatcCAGGCACATGCACATTACATCTTGTTGGGTTTACATGCCACATGTGTCAGAAGGCCTGTAACTCCATATGTTCCTGACAACAGAGAAGCACATTGCAGATGGGTTTGAAAGAAATACGTGGCAGGGGTGGATAAATGCTGACCTCTCTCATAGAGATGCAAATTCCCATCCTCCAGAATAATCCACTCAGTATCAGTTCTGCTTCACAGGGAGTTAAGAACAAAGTCAgcttacatttacatacatatgTTGGATTGGTTCTGGCCTTCTTTTGCTATTGAAccattttgaaactgaaaatgccTCTGTTATTCATTCTTGTTGGGATGAGAATGGAAGCAGCCATGTCGGGAATGTGAAGTGACCTTTCAAATATATAGTCAACACATAGTCAATACATTCCTGTCATTCCCCGTGTATAGCCCCAACTAAACTTTGGCGGCATGCCTGGTAGTCTGGCATTAATCCATGGAATTGGCTTTCAATGGCAAAGGGAAATATTTACCTCCCTTACCACACAGCCAGAAGAATAGTGTctagagctgcaacaatgagAATAAATGAAGCATACGGCGATTAGGCCTTTTCCCATCTTTCTGGGGCAAACTGATCATTGACAACAACATTCTTGATCAGTAACACATCAACAACATGGCTGCCAGAGTGTCAGGTGTACACTGCTGATAACGAGTTTGCTGATATGAAAACAAAGTGCTATGACTCAGAACAACGTGGCAGCTTAGTTTATGTTGAGGATAATGAAGCAACCTTAACAGCAGTTCTCATCCTTGACAACGTgtatggagagaaaaaaatcatgcGGCCCCTTAAATTAGCACAGGACGATGACATCACTGCGACGGCTTCCAGAAAACAGGTCAAAGTGTGTCGAAGTACTCAAAACAGGAGATAGAGAGATAGTGAGGACGCAGATTAAAAACGTGTTTAAAGGCTTACAAGAAAGTGAGGCAGGCAAGGGTCAAAACCAAAGACGCTGTCcaacacagacaaagaaatcCACAACAGGCAGGAAACGTAAGTCCAATAACAAGCTGGTAGAAACAGGTTATACAGGTATTATAACTCTCAGAGTAACAGATTAACAGAATATATGTACAGTTACTAGATAGCTAAGCCACGAAGCACACAACAACATAACAGACTGGCCAGGAACAAAGGAGGTGAACTGTTATGTAGTGAAAGCTAATTAGGGAATGAAGTGCAGGTGGTGAGATGGGCGGGGAAGCCTGTGAGAAGGCGAGCAGGTGTGTGGACGGGTGGCGCAGTCAGGTgatgagggaaggagggaaattCCGAGGACATCTGGTGGACAGTTAGAGGACGGCAGGTCTGGAGTGGGGGCTGGAGGCAGGGACCGAGAGCAATGTGGAGGGCTGGGGATGAGAGAGTGGTACCTGCACCTGTACTTAATTCATCTGGCAGATGCAGTGTCAAAACGGAGTGATAGAAACATGGTATTTTCCCAAAAGATGGTAGTCATATAATGGCGCTGGCACTGTGATTAAAGTCAAAAATGAGCTTAGCTGAAGGATGAGTGTGCCGATATGTGTCTACTTAAAgccagaacggacaaaccaaacacacctgACGTATGTGCAATAATGCTACCCTGCTTCTGTATGTCACATGACACATCTATGTAAAAATGCATGGAAAATAATAGTCCTCTTTACTGGATGACTTTTAAAAGTAAGTCATGATGTTTTTGCCACTCATACATGAGCTGGGCATTGAATAGCCAAgcataattttatttttactcatTTATATAATCATGTATGCTGCTGACTCACAGAGCACTGCTTTACGTTTGCGCTTTATTAATGACATAACCTCAATacccacaagcacacacagacacagactgacaAAGACACTTCACATGTGAGGTTAACAGAACACGCTTCAGATGAGTGTGTTCCTGCCCATGAGTACATAAATAAGTAGGCACTGGTATGTggtgtgtcaatgtgtgtcaTTTTGGAGTTTACGTAACATTTTAGCCTAGCAGGGGGTTTATGGTTCACTGGTTCCAGTGGCACTGCCCTCTCTTTTGCATATGTCAGTCTTGCCTTGGGgtctctgttgctgttgtggTCCGTTTCTGACCACTGACGTTTAATGCAGGCTTGTGATGATGTCAGATGGCCCTTGGTCATTTCAGTCATAACTTTGCTGTCTTTAGCTTGATTACACCCAGGCCAAGGGGAGCTAtaattcaccttttttttttttttttttttgaataatCATAGGGACCTTTATGCATATTTTCCCTTTCCCTTATACTACAAGTATAATGAAATTTCCAGAGCTGAGCAGAACAGAATACTGGGAACCATAATTATGTACAGTAAAAGAAAGGATGTACATTTAATTCAACATTCTTGTTTGTTGAGGGTAAAGGTTTTCCAGCTTTGAAGTATTGTTCATTAACATAATGAGTTGTAATGGTACAGAATAATGCATCAAATCTTTTGACCTCAACATAATGCTGCATTAAATACATATCTTTGCATTATACCAGGATATTTCTAGCTTTGCCATTACATAAAATTTGAGTGATTTTACATTTGGGAAAGACAACAAAGCTGTTTGGGTTATTCCtatcttttattgtgaaaagcaTCAGATGTTCTGGTCCCCTGATGTCAGTTCATTTCAAAACAGTGTGTTGTAACATGCTTTCATCACACTGAGCAAACATTCCTGATAGTTTAAAGAAGCCTTTAAGTTATGAAACACCAGATTACTGAGATATTATTAAAATATGCAGATGCTGAAAACTGACCAGAgattgagagagacagagaaaaaaataaaagggagaTTTGGATACACTTAAATGTCGTATTATGCAAAATCTCACTGACTTAACCATatttgcacatgcacattaaaCATGTAACTTTGGAGAAGACTAAGGCCAAGGAGAACGTTCAGGAACGTCATCTTATATCTGCTAATGCACGCTATTCCTTTAGAGTCATGGAGAAATTTACAGTTTCGTTTTCAGTTCcacttttctgtgtgtatttgtctttctctgtctgtgtttgtgatcTTGTACATACTGTCCCATTTCTCTCTTGtttcactttacagagcagaaagTCATAGCATCCACCCGCTGGCACTGCACAGCAAAACATAAACGATCTGGGAATGATCAGAGCTGGTGGGAGTCATCCACTCCAGCAGTGTGACTCTGGGGGGGAGAAACACCGCCCCTTCAAACACAGGATCCCGTTTCAGGCATTCTTGTCAGCTAACTGATACCAAGCTGAAGTGTCCTTAAGCAAGACAATGGCCCTCGTATGACTTCAGGGTGTTGCTTTGTATCTGAGCCTAATTCCTCATTTTACCTGAAATTAAGACCCCATTTCAATTCACTACTTCACTAAAAGAcacatatttgctttttttttttacagcaagACAAACAACATTAATATCATAATTTGATAATGGGGCATGTTTCCCTGGAGAAATCTAAGTATATGTCAGTTTGACTCTGAAATGGGTCGCAGTGTACTGCCACCTAGAGGAAGCTACAGAGGAAATGCCATAGACTGACAACAACCTTTCCTTGTATGGTACTCCCTCTGTGTGGGCATATCAGAAATTACATGGGAATAAAGATCCAAGCCAACCagtcaatatatatatatatatatatatatatggttttCGCTGGAGGTTATAACTTCCAGCACTCCCTTTTCTTTATCAGCTGGAGGAAATAACAGCATTTGTGTACCTAACATTTTCAAAGTCACACCCCACTATctttccctcacacacatacagcaaacgcaaacacacacacacacacacacacacacacacacacacacacacacacacacacacacacacacacacacacacacacacacacacacaaagtctaAACCTACTGTTGAGTCAAACAGAAAAGATTATAAAAGTAAACAAAGTTTGAGCAGTGGTCGGCAGTGTTCCTGTGAGTTAATTACGTTCATTCTTATACTAACCAGTGGTAGTTCCTCCttatttttgctctgttttcactCCAAGGTGTCTTGATCTCCTGGACAATTTCACAACGCGGCCTTCAAAAATCTGCCAAAAGGTTGGTACAGTATAGAGAAGCTTCTTTATGCGGTTGGTTGGGCTTGTGCCAAGGTAAGTGAGTTGACAAAATAAGTCCGGAGGAACTTAAGGTCATTTTTGGCACCGATCATCAAGCCTTTTTAGGGCTTTATTACCTGCTGCATGCTACTTAAAAACTCACCTGTCACAGTACTGATTTCCTGTACAGACCTCTTTTATATTTGATGCTTTTTATTCCACCTTTGtagtagtgtttgtgtgtgtgtgtgtgtgtgtgtgtgtgtgtgtgtgtgtttgtgcgcgcgcgcgtgtgtgcgcacgtgtgtgtgtgttttcactggaaTGAAGTGGGCAAAGGGAGATACTGCCATACCCTATGTACCAATCAGcatttgaaaatggaaatagCAGAAAATCATCCTTTGGTTTTCCCTCCAACTAGATGAGTGCATCTGATTGGTCCAACCTGACCCTTCACCTGGAGGGATCCCTGACCAGTGCTCTGAATCATTTCCTGGACAACTGGAGGCGTAACGTGACAGCTGCAGCCGACGGTTTGGACAAGACTATGGCTGAGGAGAACTTCAGGAACGTCATCTGGTATCTGGCGGTGATGATTGGCATGTTTGCCTTCATTGTTGTGGCCATCCTGGTGAGCACAGTCAAATCCAAGAGGCGAGAGCACTCTAATGACCCCTACCACCAATACATCAAGGAGGACTGGACTGCTCAGATACAACAGAGTGACATCATCAATAACTTCTCAGCTAGATAAAGCAGACAGAGACGTGGgacattatcatcatcattgtcagcagcagcataaCTATAACCTATTTTCACAGAAGTCCTTTCTCAGTATCTTTTTCAGTAGATGTTGCTCATGCAGATTTATAATCAGAATAGTAAAGTCTTATCAGTATTGTGCATCTAAATTGTGGTTAAGATCTTTAGCTCTCCAGATCTTTAATCTATTAACATCAATGACAGTGCCTCCCGCCCTTTAATGATGTATTTACACCACCACTAATCTTCAAATGTGCTCATTGGTATACATTTTGAAGAGAACGTCATTGAACATTGCTAATTATATAAACATGATTGTTGTTACAATGATATGCTCATGCAAAACATACTGTTGTGACCCTGAAGTAATGAAACTAAAAATGGCTGGattccattcagctgcttcagtttcagggtgtTGCTATTGTGCATGCTTTCTTACTGTCACTCACTAACATAAACAATGGCTTATGTCATTAGTAACAGCTGTGCTTTTCTACAACaatatgtcaaaatgtctgctgtgaaaaagactattgataataaataaagttaagATGAGCCTCAAATCTATTATCGtccaatttgtgtttttttatttcctctattTTGCAGAATTACATTATATTGTCTTCAAAAAGCTGAGCCACTCCATATTTTCCACATATACTCTGACAACTACAGAAAATACCATGGTGGTGTTATTGTAATTTTCATAATTCAGCAGCTCATACATAGCTTGTACCTGCAGAGGGCAGAAGAAGCTCTTTTCAAAGCAGCTAGAGAACTATTGCACTAGAGTGGAGATGAAGAAGGAGTCTATAGTCTAATCTATAGTTAATATGTGAAGATTAAATATGCAGTTTAAGGTCAATGTGTAGTTTTGTGAAGAGTAGAATTGTTGAGAAATCAAGAAGGCACATTCAGCTCTTCAATATGATACAGAGTCAGAGCAAATCACACCCAAATCAAACCAAGTGTTGGTATTTATAGATAGGAGTATGGTCAGTTGATTGCCAGGTGACACAGTGCACATGCAAAACTCTGAGACCACATCTGCAGAACAACCGCTTCAGACAGTTTGA is a window encoding:
- the LOC139340508 gene encoding potassium voltage-gated channel subfamily E member 2-like, coding for MSASDWSNLTLHLEGSLTSALNHFLDNWRRNVTAAADGLDKTMAEENFRNVIWYLAVMIGMFAFIVVAILVSTVKSKRREHSNDPYHQYIKEDWTAQIQQSDIINNFSAR